A segment of the Candidatus Bathyarchaeota archaeon genome:
GCGCATCAAACTCATGATGCCCTACCAAATCAACTTAAAGCTGCTCAGCGGCTGCGACCCCTACATCATGCATGATATGCCCATCCACCGCGGCTACGAAATCAGCGCCGAAGCCATCAGTAACGCAAAATCAGTTATTTATCAGCAGGCGGAGAATCGGCTGTACTCGGCAAAAGCTATTTTCCTAAAGTTAATCGGCGCTTAATTGGCGATTTATTAAATCGCTGAGTGTCCGCTTTGGCTGTCCGAAAGGGTTTTTGAGGAATTATCGCGCCAGAATTGTTAGCGATGCTTCTTTGGTGATTAGTTCTGAACCGTGACTGAGCACTTTTCTAGCGGGCACTCCAGCTATGGTTATTCCCGGCTCCAGAAAAGATTTGGATACATAGGCGTTTGCGCCTATAGCTATTCCGTTAGCTATCGTAATCGGGCCAACCACCACAGCGTTAGGCCCTATGAAAACATGGTTGCCTATCTTAGGGGCTTGTTCATCTTTCGGTGAGCGACCCACTAAAACCCCCATTGAGATTCTGCAGTTTTCACCTATCGAGGCAGATTGGTTGATAACGATTGGCCCAGTGTATTGAGCTATGGATAAACCGGGGCCGCAGACATTTAACGGAATGTAGAAGTGCAGTTTCATGCTTAAATGGTAAAGCCTATAGCGAAGCCACTGAAAGTACAGTTTAGAGAGGAAGCCCTTTTTGCAGTTATTGTAGTATTCAGCTTTACGGAGAGCACGCTGGAATTTCCAGATGTCGTCTCCTACTAGTTTTGGTTTTTTACGTCCATGAAGAGTGTCACCAAGGGCTAAACGGTCTGCTTCCAAGAAAAACTCGTATTCATCTTTTGAAGAGATAACACGATTCATTTTAGTCACTCAGGCTAACGTTGAGTTTTGTTTATAAAAGCTTATTCCCAGCAAAAGCCGATAATAAGATACCGCTTTACCAGATTTAGAAAGATACCAGTGACCACCCAAGAGAAAAGAAGCGGCGTAAACCATGACCTCTTGATCTTCAAAAGTTCAAAAGAATAAAACAAGGGATAACACGCAAATAACACTAGTCACAAAAATATGCGTTTTTAGCTGTTCAGGTAGTTGGCGCTGTATTCGGTGCCGTTAATAATCACTTTTATGGGTTCCCGGCGGATGTTTAGGACCTCAAGAACCTTGTCAGCGGGATACTTCATAATCGGGGTAAGCATCGAAACCGTAGCGTAAGGAGCGGGTGGAGTGTAGGTGACTACGGCGGTTGTAGAATGGGTTAATCGCTCATATTTTTGTACATCAAGGTATTCGAGGCTGCCTTTACCCGCGAGGTAAACAACAGAACCATAACGGCTAAACTGAGAAGCTATCCGCTCGGTGGTGTCAGAGCCCTCGCTGCCGTAGGAAATGGAAAGGTATGTTTTGATGCCTAAAAGATCCCGCATCCATATTATCAGACGCAGATTAAGCTCCCAGAGGCGGCTGTAGCTAAAGAAAACCTCCTTTAAATCTTCACGGTAGGTGCTCCAAAGGGGGTACTTGCCGTATACCCGTTCAAGTTCCGCCCAGCGGCTAGGCATCAAATGCGCTTTTAGTTTTGCGTCCTTAATGGCGCAGCCGGCGGAGGCTTCGATGGGCAGAGTTAGCCATCGCCATTGGTTGTCCGTTCCGATTTTGACGCGGTGCACGAAGCGGTCGCTATGTCGGCTAAGTGGGTCGTAGGGGCAGATATCCATGATGTTTGAGTGGAACATGCGGTAAAAGAACCCGGGGTAGGGAAGAAGCGTGGGTTGGTGACCACTGAGAATCAACACGTCGTCTAAACAGAGATGCTCAACTTGCTCTGATGCTCTCTGAGTATCTTGGAGAGCCAATTGGCAATCAGTCTGCAAGAGAACCACTCTAGTCAATAAGCCTGGCACCTATTCAGGGTTAGACAATAAATCAAGCCATATAAATCTATGTATTGACACTCAAGCAACAACTCAAGACATACAGCTAAACAGGAAAAAGCAGGCGCCAGCGGTTTTCCTCAGCGCAAGAGGCTATTTCCGGTTTGGCACCCAACGAGCCTTATCCCACTGAGCCTTACTGACTTTCTTTTGGGGTTTTTCTCCCTGATAACCGCAAACATAGCATTTTCCGTCATGCACCGAAACCACGTCGCCGCAGCTTGGGCAACGATACTTCTCAGCTTGGCTTTCAAGGAACGCCTCCATGCCCTTATCCCTGATTGCCTTGAGGTTTTCAACCATACTCATGCTATAGCGTAGACGGTAATGCTCGTCTAAGTGGGTTAACCTCGCGCAGGGCATATCGGTGCATAGATGACATGAACTGATTTGCTGCTTCCGAATTTTCTCGCAGTCCCGCTTTAGGAATGCGCAGTTCTTGTTTCTTTCACGGCAGCCGCTGCAATGCGACACTTCGCCCTTCTTTTTGGGCACGCCCCGAGAGTAGGCAAGGTAGGCTTTGCAGACGCCGCAGTTCATGCCGCAGGGCGCGATGAGGTCAGCGTTTAAACGGTTTTCCATGTTATTGGCATAGTCTTCGAGGGCAATTATAGATTTTGCACTTGAATCCAGCAAACGCTATAAGGTCAACTATACCCCATCTGATTGGCGATTAGGCTTGGAGAAAACACCAAAACTTCTGCGCTTAAACCCCATGCACGCAGCATACGTTTACTCGTTAAGCCAAAACCCCGAGGAAGAAGCGCTTTCCAAAATAACCCAATTGAAAATCAGCGGTGGTTTGGGTGGGCGTTTGTTTGGCAGAAACATTTACCCCACCGACCAGCCTGAACCCCACGGATACGAATATTATCTAACTGTAGAAGATAAGGGCAAGCTTAAGGTCCAACCTATAGTGGGGGAAGTCCCGGGTGGATTATACGCGGTTTTAGACGGTGTAGGCTTGTTTAGCTTAAGCGAAGATTGGAAGAAACTTTTCATGTGGGTTGAAGCCAGCGGCTATGGACCACTCGGTGTAAAGAAAGGTGTGCATGGCTGGGTAAACAGCGCCTTTGAAGAATTCATAAATTGGCAGGAACAGAAACCGCCGAACGAATGGGTTTTTCGCCTCATGGTTCAAGTAAAAGAATAACCCAAATCCCTTACACTGCTGCTTAGCGTAGGTTTTGGCTTTCTTTGTTTATCCTTAACGTATCCGTAGGTGACATAGGACAGCAGCAGCAAGAAAATTGCCAGCATGAACGCTGCCATAACTGTTTGTCCGCTCTTCGCTTGACCCATTGCGGCCAGCAGGAAGCAACCGCAGAAAAAGATCAGAATGCCCTTGGCAACGTCGCCTGTGGTAGTCATAAGAACACGGCTGCTTTGCCCCTTAAAGTTCTTACGTATTTCTAATCAGCAAACCTTCCGGTATGCTCTTTGTGTCTATTATTTCTGAACGTTGCCTTTTGGTAGCTGCATTTTAAAAAGAAATATCTCTACCGCCGAGCATCTAGAATGGGATTTCCATGTCTGCTAAACCTTTTGTTTTGTCTCCGAACGTTTACTGGGTAGGCGTCAACGACTCGGACATTAAACTATTCGAGGGCCTCTGGTCCATCCCCGAAGGCGTATCATACAACTCTTACTTGGTGGTGGGCAGAGAGAAAACCGCGCTTATCGACTGCGTCCACGAAAGAAAAGCTCAGGAGCACTTTGAGAAAATCAGCCAAGTCCTCGACATCTCCAAAATAGACTACTTAATCATCAACCACATGGAACCCGACCACACCAGCGCCATCCCCCAACTCCTCAAGAGGGCGCCCAACATCAAAGTCATCTACACCCCAATGGCACAAATCATCTTCAAGAAATTCTACCAAAACGACCCCGCCGCTATCCTCACCAAAGGAGATGACATGACCCTCCCACTGGGCGACAAAACCCTCCGGTTCATCCAGACGCCGTGGCTGCATTGGCCCGAAACTATGAGCACCTACCTCCCCGAAGACAAAATCCTATTTTGCTGCGACGCCTTTGGAGCCTTCAACGTTCTGCCGGATGGCGCAGTATTTGAATCAGATATAGTTGACAAACAGGACGTTTGCTCATGTTCACAGAAGTATTTTGCTTCGGTCTTTAATGGGCAACGTGAATGGGTGCTTAAAGCCATAGAAAAATTCAGCAAACTGGGTTTGGAATTTGATGTGTTAGCGCCAAGCCATGGGCCAGTCTTCAACCAGACTGCAAAGCAGAAGCTTGCTGACTGGGCAAACTGGAGCCGGGGCAGCTTCAAGAGAAAGGTGGTGGTTGTTTACGGCTCGATGTATGGCTTTACGGGGCGATGCTTGGGCGCCGTAGAGGAGGGCGTGGCGGAGGCAGGTGGAACAGTTGAGATTTTTAATCTTTCCGAAGATAAAGCAGTTGATGCCCTAACCGCCCTAGTTGAAGCACCCGCCTTAATCGTTGGTTCCTCCACCTATGAGCATGAAATCTTCCCCAAAGTCGCCGACTTCCTAAACATGCTGAAAGTCAAAAAATACGCTGACCGCATAGCAGCTACCTTTGGCAGCTTCGGCTGGAGCGGGGAAGCAACCCGAAAAATCGCCTCTGAACTGACAGCGCTGGGTTTTGAGTTGGCAGGTCCGCCGATTCCGGTGTATGGGAGCCCAACGCAGGAGAGCCTATCGGAAATTAAGCGGTTAGCTAAAGCCGCAGCGGAGAAGGCCTTCCAGAAATATAAAGCCACAGGCTGAGCTGGAGAGGGCTGCGCGGTTCAGCTAGGTTAAGGCAGGTTGATGCATAAGTATCATGGAGTTCGGTAACATAATTCTTAAATCGCCCATCTGCTAGATGGTTGGCTGAAGGTACTTAATATGGTTAAACTGGATTTCGGTGGCGTCAAAGAGGACGTCATCACCCGCACAGAGTTTACAGTGGCGCAAGCCCAAAAAATCCTAAAAGACGAAGTCGTCGTCTCCCTTGGCTACGGCATACAGGGAGCAGCCCAATCACTTAACATGAGAGACAACGGCGTAAAAGTAATCATTGGACAAGAAAAAGAAGGCATATTCAAGAAAGAATGGGACAAAGCAGTCGCAGACGGATGGATTCCAGGCAAAAACCTCTTCCCACTCGAGGAAGCAGCAAAGATGGGAACCATCAAAATGTACCTGCTTACCGACGCAGCCCAGAAAGCCCTGTGGCCCAAAGTCAAAGCCACCCTCAAAGCTGGCGATGCACTCTACTTCAGCCACGGCTTCAGCATCGTCTACAAGGAACAAACAGGCGTTATCCCACCTAAAGACATAGACGTTATCCTCGTTGCCCCCAAGGGCAGCGGCACCAGCGTCAGACGCAACTTCGTTGACGGCTCAGGCATCAACTGCAGCTTCGCGGTTTTCCAGGATGCAACCGGCAAAGCCATGGACCGCGCCAAGGCACTTGGCATCGCCATCGGCGGAGGCTACCTGTTCCCAACCACCTTTGAGAAAGAAGTCTACAGCGACCTAACCGGCGAACGCGGCACACTTATGGGCGCATTAGCAGGCATCCTTGAAGCCCAATATAACACGTTGCGCGCGAACGGTCACAGCCCAAGTGAAGCCTTCAACGAAACCGTCGAGGAACTCACCCAAAGCCTCATCCGCCTCGTTGACGAGAACGGCATGGACTGGATGTACTGCAACTGCAGCGAAACCGCCCGCATCGGCGCCCTACGCTGGAAAGAACGCTTCCGCAGCGCAACCCAACCAGTCTTCGACAGCCTCTACGAGCTCGTGGCGGCAGGCGAAGAAACCCGCATCGTTCTCGAGAAGAGCAAGGCAGCGGATTACCGCCAGAAACTCGCTGACGAACTCAAAGAGATGGGTCAAAGCGAGATGTGGCGTGCAGGAGAAACCGTCCGCAGCTTACGTCCCAAGCAACCCAAGAAGTAAGCCTTCGCCCCTTTCCCTTTTCACTTCTTTTATTTTTTAACCTCAAGCATATTCATTCTGGCTTGCCGACTTCGCTAATTTTTTATAGTTGACCCAAGTGCCTGCTTTGTTATGCGAGGCTCCCTTTGGACTACATAGCTGCAGCGGCACTGTCTATTTTTGCGGTAACGCTGGTTCTGATGCTTAAGCGTCCATGGGGTATACGGCTGGGCTACGCTGCGGCAATCGGAGCAGCTGCCTCGCTGGCTCTGGGCACCGTTACCTTGGGGCAGGCGGCGCAGTCTTTTTTGAGTATTTGGGATGCGGCGTTGGCGTTTGTGGGCATCGTGGCGCTCTCGGTGGTTTTGGATGCCATGGGCTTTTTCAGGTGGGCGGCGCTGGGAGTAGTGCGGCTTGCGGGCGGCAGCGGCTTACGGCTTTACTTCTACGTGACGCTGCTGACGGCTGCGGTGAGCATCCTGTTTGCCAATGACAGCGCCGTGCTGATCCTGATCCCTATCGTGCTGGAAATAGTTAGCCTCCTCGACATCGGCTCCAAAGGCAAACTCGCCTACCTCTTCAGCGCAGGCTTAATCGCCGACACCGCAGCTATGCCACTTATCACCAGCAACCCCATAAACATCCTCAGCGCCGACTACTTCGGCTACAGCTTCCTAGACCACCTTGCCTTCATGGGACCCATCGCAGTAGCCACCATAACCAGCAGCATAGCCATCCTGTACTTGTTCTTCCGCAAGGGTATCCCCAAAGCCTACAACCCCGCCGCCGCAGAAACCCTAACAGCCGGCAAGCCCCCGATTTCGCGGGCCCTGCTACGGGTCTGCATTGCCACGTTGGTTGCGGTGGATGTGGGCTACGTGGTGACTTCGCTTCTGCGGGTGCCTGTTTCGCTGGTGATTTGCAGCGGTGCAGTTTTTCTTGCGGCAGCCTACGGAATCAGCCTAAAACAAAACGGCTCCGTAAGCGGCGAGCGCCGGGGGCTTTTTGGGTTAGCCCGCGACATCAACTGGGACATCCTGCTCTTCATGCTCGCCATCTTCATCGTGGTGCAGGGCCTCGAGGCAGCAGGCATCACCAACCTCCTCGCAGCGGCGCTCGATGCTTCCAGCAGGTTGCCCTCGGCTCTGGGAATCTTCGCCCCCAGCATGGTCGTCACCGTCGGCGCATCCTTCATGAATAACTGGCCCATGACGATCCTTGGCATGCTATCTATCCAGCACATCGGCGCCTCAGGCACGCAGCTCACGGGGCTGGTGTTTAGTAACGTCATAGGCAACAATTTGGGACCCCACTTTTTCCCGCTGGGTTCACTGGCGATTTTGATGTGGCTGGAAACCATGCGGCGGCGGGGCGTCAGCATCAGCCTGTGGAGTTACCTGAAAGTCGGCGCGGTTCTCTCCATCGTTGAGGTGGCGGTTGCGTCGCTGGTTCTTTGGGTGGAGATTGCCTTTTTTGGGTTTAAGCTTTTTATTTAGAAGCCAACAGAAAGATGAGGCAGGTGGCTAAGATGCTGGTTAGTAAAGGAAAATTTGGGCAACAAACCCTCAGAGACGAAGTCATTGTGGTTACGGGCGCAGGCCGCGGAATCGGCTATGAAGCTGCAAGGGCACTTGTTTGGCTGGGCGCCAAAGTAGTCGTCGCCGAAATCGACGAGATAAACGGGAAAGCCGCAGAAGAAGCCCTCAGCGCAGAGTTCGGGGCAGACAGGGCGTTTTTCGTTAAAACTGACATAGGAAGAGAAGGGGACATCGAGAAGCTCTCGGAGGCGGCGCTGAAAAAGTATGGCAGAATCGACGTAGTTCTAAACAACGCCACTGTTTTTCCAATGGCAGCGGTTGTGGATTCCCAAATAGGCAAATGGGACCTCAGTTACAACGTGAACCTGCGTGGACCCGTGCTGTTAGCCAAAAAATTCGTTCCCGACATGCTCAAGCGCAGACACGGCGTCTTCGTCTGCGTTTCCTCCTCGGGCGCAGCCCCCTTCATGGGCCCCTACGAGGTATTCAAGACTGCTCAGGTGGAGCTATCAAACACCCTCTCCGCGGAGCTGGAAGGCAGCGGCGTGTATGCATTCACGATTGGCCCCGGCATCTCCAAAACCCCCGGGTTCATCGAAGGCGGAGGCAAAGTGGCGGAGCTTATGGGCATGAGTCTTGATGAGTTGTTTGAACTTAACAAAAACGCGCAGATTTCCCCTGAGGCGGCGGGCGCGGGGTTTGCTTTGGCTGTTGCCCAAGCACAGCGTTATCATGGGCAGGAAACCAGCTCTATTCAGGTGCTGCGGGAAGCCAACATACCCTTCGAGCAGGACGCATCCGAGGCACCGCAGCCAACGCCGCAGGAACCGCAGCGCCAGCCAGAAAAGACCCCGCAGACGCGAAGGCTAAGGGAACTCTACGAGAAGGTGCTTAACAGCTTCATGGAGCAGTCGGAGGGCTGGAAGAAACGCAACCTCTTCGAGCGCCAGTGGGTTGCCAGGGACTTTAAGAAAACCACCGGTATGTCGATTGATGAAATGCAGACCAGCATAAAAGCGGCAGGCGACGCCATAAAAGCGGGCGCTTACACGGCTGAGCATAGGCAGACCGCCAGCAAAATCGCAGCGTATTATCTGCATCAGCGAGAGCAACTGATGGGTTTCGAGAAAAACCCCCAGAAACTCGAGCAGAACCTCAAAATCCTCGACGGCTACATAGAAGACGCTAAAGCTCTAACCGAGGCACTGACGATTCAGCACTGAGAAATCTCACCAAAAACCTCGCTGTACGCATCCAACGCCTCTTTTTCATCTTTAACGCCCTTAATCAGCATGCGTCCGCCCCCAAACAAGGTAACCTCAAAACCGCGGAAAACAAACCTCAACGCCAATTTGCTCTTCAGCAACACATCAAAATGTTGCCTGACGCGCTCATAGACGGCTTCGAGGGGGATGCTCAGGGGTTTTTGGGGGTTAATGTTGGCGGTGTCTTCGCCGCAGAGCCAAACCAGCCGACTTCCCTCCGCCGCCGATTTGGATTCTCCGCGGCAGACTGGGCACTGTGGATTTGCATGGAGGGGCAAAACGGTGAAGTTCATATCGGTGAAGTCGCAGACCAGCAGTTTGCCCAGAAGCGGCTCACCTATGCCAGTGATTAACTTGATGGTTTCTAGCGCCTGCAAGGTGCCGATTGCCCCCGCGGTTGCGCCCAAGATGCCTCGGCGGTTGCAGGTGTCACGGTCCATGTGGTCTGCATCTGCATTGTTGGGCATGAAGCATTCCAGGCAACCTGTTTTGGGGGGATAAAACACCGATAAGTTGCCTTCAAAGCCTATGGCGGCGCCAAAAACATAGGGCACCCCCAGCTCCGCGGCGGCGCGGTTAACAATGTGTCGTGCAGATACGTTGTCGAGTCCGTCAACCACCACGTCGACGCCGCTTAGCAGGGTTTTTGCGTTGTCTTGGTTTAGGTTCTCTGAGGCAGCATCCACTTGGATGAGGGGGTTGTGTTCAAGGAGTTTCTTTGCGGCCACTTCAGCTTTGGGGTAACGGAGGTCGCTTGGGCGATAGAGGATTTGGCGGTGCAGATTGTGGGGTTCAAGCGTATCTTGGTCGATTACTCGGATGTAGCCCACGCCCGCCAAGGCAAGGTAAAGCGAAGAAACGCTGCCTAAGCCGCCGACGCCGACTACCGCTACCCGCGCGTTTGAGAGCTTTTCCTGTCCGGCTTCTCCAAGTTCTTTTAGCACAGTTTGTCGGCTATAGAACACTTCTTTGAAGTCTTTCTGCATCTTGCTATTCCTCTGGGCGTGTGTTTGCCTTTAACGTGGAGGTGCCTATCATAGATTTCCCTTTGCACTATGGGGGAGACGCTTTCACTTTCGGTGACCCCTCCCCTGCCAGGTAATGTTGTTTCGCCGTTGATTTAAATAGGCAAAAGCGGGGTAACTGGTTTTCCGTGAACAAGATGCAGCAACAAGAACTCCTCTTCAGAACTCGGCAGATACAAAAGAATTCGGTCCTGCCACGGTTAACCTTTAACGAGCCAGACATAGACGGGCTTTTCCCAGGCTTCAAGGCAGGCGACTTCGCAGTTATCTACGGCTCACAAACAGTTAACTCCCAGGTTTGTCAACTCTGCGTTCAAGCACAGATTCCAAAAGAGTTCGGTGGACTCGAAAGCAAAGTGGTCTTCATCGACGCAGCAACCAGCCCTTCCATTTCAAGCCTGCCACAGGCGATGCAGCTAAACGTCACCAAAATGCGTGCCTACACTGCATATCGGTTGGCTTCAATCGTGACTGAGCAGCTAGAGCAAGCCATCGTTGAATCCGACGCAAAACTCGTTGTTATCTCAGACATTGCGGGTCCATTTCTAAGCGGCAACGTCGATGACCAGGAAGCCAAAGCAGCCTACAGCCAAGTTATGGGTTACCTCGCAGACTTAGCAAAGAAGCACCGAATCATCCTTGTTGCAACTTATCTTTCACATGAAAGCAACCAGAGAAACAGCATGCTGCAGCAGATAAGCTCCTCAAAAGCATCTGTTGTGCTTCGCTTCACCAAGACGCCTTATACCAGCGAAGTAGAGCTGGAGAAGCATCCAACCTATATGCTGGGCGTTGCGGAGTTCACGGCCGAAGTGAAGACGTTAGCTGACTTTTCAGCTGTGCCAGCTATCGCTGTTGCCACTTTAAGCGTCAGGACGCTATAAAATCCTCAGAGCCCCTTTTGGGGCAAGGGGTTTAGGAGAACAACGAGAAGGAGGATTCTTCTTCAGGTTCCTCGTTTTTCTTGTTGAATTCCGCGATTTTCTTGTCTAGTTCCTCGGCTTCTTTGGTGTTGCCAAGTGCTTTTTGGCTGTCCCGCGCGTTTTCCAGTGCGCTGATGCCGTAGCGTTCAAAGCCCTTCGCGAAGGATATGTCGCTGGATTTGGTATATAGTTCAACTGCTTTCTCGTATTCTTTGAGGTTAAAGCTGCATTCAGCTGCTTTATAGTTCATTTCGGCTGCGCCGAAGTAGTTCTGTCCTTTATAGTAGAGGTCAGCGACTTTTACGAAGAGGTCGCGTGCTTCGGCTAGTTTGCCGTTTTCCATAATCGCCATGGCGTCTTTGTGGAGTTTAATGGGGTCTTCTTTTACACTCATGATCATCAACTGCAAAATACTCTGCTTGTACTCCCATTTAGAATTTTCCCTCCCCCAAATATCCCTAGCGCCTGTTTTTTTTTCTATACCCCCTTATTTATAGGCTCAACATATGCATAGAAGAAGGGGTTTTTTGTCTGCATCCTCTAGTTTTCGCTGGGAAAGAAGGCTGCCTGCTGATTTAATCTATGTGTGTCTAGGCAATTGCCCCGGTAGCATCATCGATAAGAGACCTTTTTGTCTTCGATGCATGAGTTGATAAGCACGCAAGCAGCGTATCATTTATAGCTGATAAGTATGTACCTACAGCTATAACACCGTGATGACCATGAGTCAAAAACAGGAAAAGCAGTCCCCCGATAGGAAACGCTTAACCGTAATCCAGGTTGCAGTCTCAGGAGTCATGGCGGCACTAGTCATAGTCGCCACCGTCACGTTTCAGATACCAAACCCCGTCACACGGGGCTACACAAACATAGGCGACATCATGATTTTCGTCAGCGCCCTCACCTTTGGCCCAGTCGTCGGCGGCATCGCGGGTTCGGTGGGTTCAGCACTCGCCGATGTAATTTTGGGCTACGGCATCTTTGCACCCTTCACCTTCATCATTAAAGGAGCAGAAGGTACAATCGCGGGGTTAATCTCCAACCAAAAACGGCTCTGGCGTGACATATTAGCAGTAACGGTTGCCGGCGCAGAAATGGTCCTTGGGTACCTGCTGATTGAATATTTTGTGCTGGGGCTGGGCGTGGCTGCATTCGCCGAAATCCCCGGCAACGTCTCGCAGGTAGTTGTCGGCGGCTTGGTCGGTGTCCCCATCGCTCTGCTGCTTCGAAGAACGCTGCCTAAAAGTTGGAGAGCGCAACGCACTTAAAAGCTAGAATAAACAGAGGATAAAGTATGAAGCTACCGACTGGAAAAATCCCCATTGAACTGCTAAAAGACATAGTTTTCAAGAACCTGGGCGCTCCCCGAGGCGAAGTCGTGCTTGGCCCAGCCGCCGGGGTAGACGGCGCCGTGCTGGATGTAGGCACCAAAAACGCCATCGTCTCCATGGACCCAATAACGGGGGCGGTGGAACGCATCGGCTGGGAAGCCATCAACGTCAACGCCAACGACGTCGCCACATTCGGGGTGGAACCAGCATTCTTCTTCAGCTGCATCATGCTGCCCGAGGGCGCAGACAGCAAAATCGTGGAAGCCATCAGCAGCCAAATGCACCACGCCGCCGCGGAGCTAGGCATAGCCATCGTGGGCGGCCACTGCGAATCCACGCCGGGGCTGACAAACCCCATTGTGGTAGGCTGCATCATGGGCTTAACCGAGAAGGGCAACTACGTGACGGCTGCGGGGGCAAAACCCGGCGACAAAATCATACTTACCAAATCCGCAGGCATCGAGGGCACGGCGATACTTGCCACAGACCGCGAACTCCAACTGCGAGAGGTCTTCAGCCATACCATGCTCGACGACGCCAAACACTTCTACAGCCAAATCAGCGTCGTCAAAGACGCCTTAACCGCCTACCACGCGGGCGGAGTCCACGCCATGCATGACCCCACCGAAGGCGGCATCCTAAACGGCATCCACGAGATGGCAGACGCCGCAGGGCTGGGGGCAAGGGTGTCTGCGGAGAAAATCACGGTGGAGCCGGAAACCGCGAAGATCTGCCGCTTCTACGAAATCGACCCGTTGCAGCTCATTAGTTCAGGGGCGCTTCTGATTGCCGCTGCTCCGGAGGCTGCGGAAAAAATCGTTGATCGCCTCTGCAGGGAGAGAATTTACGCGGATGTCATCGGCGAATTCACGGGTAACGTTAACAAGCGGTTGCTGATGAAGGCGGATGGCTCAGCGGATATGCTGCCACGTCCCGTTTCAGACCATCTTTGGATAGCGTTAAGCCGATAAGAAAACGTTAGGTTTTATGCAACCCATTGCGGAAGCCGTTGAGCGGCAGCTGCAGAGCCCAATACAAAAAGAACACCGGATAAAACAGCACGTACTCGTAGAGATGAGAGTAAACAAGGCAGCAGCGTAACTCCACGATTGATTGGCTTAAGCCGTTTTTTAGGCTCCAGTTATCCGGCGGCTTATCATGCAGACAATAAGCCTCCGACGCCACCAACACCTTATAGCCGCGCCGCTCAATTAAGCG
Coding sequences within it:
- a CDS encoding DUF3795 domain-containing protein; this encodes MENRLNADLIAPCGMNCGVCKAYLAYSRGVPKKKGEVSHCSGCRERNKNCAFLKRDCEKIRKQQISSCHLCTDMPCARLTHLDEHYRLRYSMSMVENLKAIRDKGMEAFLESQAEKYRCPSCGDVVSVHDGKCYVCGYQGEKPQKKVSKAQWDKARWVPNRK
- the ilvC gene encoding ketol-acid reductoisomerase, encoding MVKLDFGGVKEDVITRTEFTVAQAQKILKDEVVVSLGYGIQGAAQSLNMRDNGVKVIIGQEKEGIFKKEWDKAVADGWIPGKNLFPLEEAAKMGTIKMYLLTDAAQKALWPKVKATLKAGDALYFSHGFSIVYKEQTGVIPPKDIDVILVAPKGSGTSVRRNFVDGSGINCSFAVFQDATGKAMDRAKALGIAIGGGYLFPTTFEKEVYSDLTGERGTLMGALAGILEAQYNTLRANGHSPSEAFNETVEELTQSLIRLVDENGMDWMYCNCSETARIGALRWKERFRSATQPVFDSLYELVAAGEETRIVLEKSKAADYRQKLADELKEMGQSEMWRAGETVRSLRPKQPKK
- a CDS encoding FprA family A-type flavoprotein, which encodes MSAKPFVLSPNVYWVGVNDSDIKLFEGLWSIPEGVSYNSYLVVGREKTALIDCVHERKAQEHFEKISQVLDISKIDYLIINHMEPDHTSAIPQLLKRAPNIKVIYTPMAQIIFKKFYQNDPAAILTKGDDMTLPLGDKTLRFIQTPWLHWPETMSTYLPEDKILFCCDAFGAFNVLPDGAVFESDIVDKQDVCSCSQKYFASVFNGQREWVLKAIEKFSKLGLEFDVLAPSHGPVFNQTAKQKLADWANWSRGSFKRKVVVVYGSMYGFTGRCLGAVEEGVAEAGGTVEIFNLSEDKAVDALTALVEAPALIVGSSTYEHEIFPKVADFLNMLKVKKYADRIAATFGSFGWSGEATRKIASELTALGFELAGPPIPVYGSPTQESLSEIKRLAKAAAEKAFQKYKATG
- a CDS encoding SDR family oxidoreductase, which codes for MLVSKGKFGQQTLRDEVIVVTGAGRGIGYEAARALVWLGAKVVVAEIDEINGKAAEEALSAEFGADRAFFVKTDIGREGDIEKLSEAALKKYGRIDVVLNNATVFPMAAVVDSQIGKWDLSYNVNLRGPVLLAKKFVPDMLKRRHGVFVCVSSSGAAPFMGPYEVFKTAQVELSNTLSAELEGSGVYAFTIGPGISKTPGFIEGGGKVAELMGMSLDELFELNKNAQISPEAAGAGFALAVAQAQRYHGQETSSIQVLREANIPFEQDASEAPQPTPQEPQRQPEKTPQTRRLRELYEKVLNSFMEQSEGWKKRNLFERQWVARDFKKTTGMSIDEMQTSIKAAGDAIKAGAYTAEHRQTASKIAAYYLHQREQLMGFEKNPQKLEQNLKILDGYIEDAKALTEALTIQH
- a CDS encoding SLC13 family permease yields the protein MDYIAAAALSIFAVTLVLMLKRPWGIRLGYAAAIGAAASLALGTVTLGQAAQSFLSIWDAALAFVGIVALSVVLDAMGFFRWAALGVVRLAGGSGLRLYFYVTLLTAAVSILFANDSAVLILIPIVLEIVSLLDIGSKGKLAYLFSAGLIADTAAMPLITSNPINILSADYFGYSFLDHLAFMGPIAVATITSSIAILYLFFRKGIPKAYNPAAAETLTAGKPPISRALLRVCIATLVAVDVGYVVTSLLRVPVSLVICSGAVFLAAAYGISLKQNGSVSGERRGLFGLARDINWDILLFMLAIFIVVQGLEAAGITNLLAAALDASSRLPSALGIFAPSMVVTVGASFMNNWPMTILGMLSIQHIGASGTQLTGLVFSNVIGNNLGPHFFPLGSLAILMWLETMRRRGVSISLWSYLKVGAVLSIVEVAVASLVLWVEIAFFGFKLFI
- a CDS encoding GyrI-like domain-containing protein, with protein sequence MEKTPKLLRLNPMHAAYVYSLSQNPEEEALSKITQLKISGGLGGRLFGRNIYPTDQPEPHGYEYYLTVEDKGKLKVQPIVGEVPGGLYAVLDGVGLFSLSEDWKKLFMWVEASGYGPLGVKKGVHGWVNSAFEEFINWQEQKPPNEWVFRLMVQVKE
- a CDS encoding WbqC family protein; the protein is MQTDCQLALQDTQRASEQVEHLCLDDVLILSGHQPTLLPYPGFFYRMFHSNIMDICPYDPLSRHSDRFVHRVKIGTDNQWRWLTLPIEASAGCAIKDAKLKAHLMPSRWAELERVYGKYPLWSTYREDLKEVFFSYSRLWELNLRLIIWMRDLLGIKTYLSISYGSEGSDTTERIASQFSRYGSVVYLAGKGSLEYLDVQKYERLTHSTTAVVTYTPPAPYATVSMLTPIMKYPADKVLEVLNIRREPIKVIINGTEYSANYLNS
- a CDS encoding serine acetyltransferase, yielding MNRVISSKDEYEFFLEADRLALGDTLHGRKKPKLVGDDIWKFQRALRKAEYYNNCKKGFLSKLYFQWLRYRLYHLSMKLHFYIPLNVCGPGLSIAQYTGPIVINQSASIGENCRISMGVLVGRSPKDEQAPKIGNHVFIGPNAVVVGPITIANGIAIGANAYVSKSFLEPGITIAGVPARKVLSHGSELITKEASLTILAR